TCGGTGCTTTTGCAGAACGCGTGAAGTTCTCCGCCGTTATCCTTTTCACCATCCTCTGGGCCACCTTCGTTTATTTCCCGATCGCGCACATGGTCTGGGACGCGAACGGCCTGATCTTCGGCATGGGCGCTCTCGACTTCGCCGGCGGCACCGTCGTTCACATCAATGCCGGTATCGCTGGCCTGATCGGCGCTATCATGGTTGGCAAACGCACCGGCTTCGGCAAGGACATGATGGCTCCCCACTCCATGACGCTGACGCTGGTTGGCGCCGCCATGCTGTGGTTCGGCTGGTTCGGCTTTAACGCCGGCTCCAACCTCGAGGCATCGGGCGGTGCGGTTCTCGCAACCATGAACACCTTCCTCGCCACTGCTGCGGCCATCGTTTCCTGGTCGCTGGTTGAGAGCTTCACCCGCGGCAAGGCTTCCATGCTGGGTGCTGCTTCGGGCATGATCGCCGGCCTCGTTGCCGTCACGCCTGCTGCCGGCTCCGTCGGCCCGATGGGTGCGATCGTTCTCGGTCTCATCGTTTCGCCGATCTGCTACTTCTTCGTCTCCGTGGTGAAGAACAAGTTCGGTTATGACGATACTGCCGACGTCTTCGGCGTCCACGGCATCGGTGGCATCATTGGCGCCCTCGGCACCGGCATCTTCACCTCGCCGCTGCTTGGCGGCACCGGCAAGGCCGATTTCTCCATCTCCTCGCAGCTCTGGACCCAGTTCGTTGCCGTCGCCATCACCATCGTCTGGTGCGCGGTCGTTTCGGCTATCCTCTACAAGATCGTCGACGTGATCGTTGGTCTTCGGGTTCCGGTCGAAGCCGAACGCGAAGGTCTCGACCTCGCGACCCACGGCGAAGCCGCTTACCACTCCTGATATCAGGGAAAAGGGGTTCTCCATCCCCTCTCCCGCAAGAAGGCCCGCTCCGGCGGGCCTTTTTCTTTGCCGTAAATCCGCGCTCGGCCTCAAAAAGCCGCATGGTTAACACGACATTAACCAGCGAGCGGTTAGTTTTCCCTGTCAATCCGGGATCAGGTCACCCTGCCGGATCTTGCCGAAACCACAAAACAACGGGTTCAGGGACATGGGCAGAATGCATTCTCCGACATTCGATGGTCGTCACACGCGCTTCGTGTTGACGGCGTTTTTCGTGCGTCAGATCATGGCTCTCGCCGGTTTTGCTCTTTTGGCGACGATTGCGCTCGGCATTGCTGCACTGGCCACATGGAATGTCGCGGATCCGAGCCTCTCTTATGCCACGGGGAACCAGCCCACCAATCTTCTGGGTTACAGCGGCGCGATCTTTGCCGATATCGTGATGCAGTTCCTCGGTCTTTCCGCAATCATTGCATTCCTGCCCATCATCGCCTGGGCGATCGCGCTCATCGCCGGCCGCAAGTTCAATCGCATACCCGCCCGCCTCGTCGCATGGGTTGCGGGCGCCATCGTCTGCGCCGCCTCTCTCGGCTGTTTTCCGGCACCCGTCACATGGCCCCTGCCGAACGGCATCGGCGGCGTCATTGGTGACATGATCCTGCGCTTCCCGGCACTTTTCATCGGCGCTTACCCCACCGGCACCATCGCCACGATACTCGGCGTCATATTCGCGGCGCCCGCTGCCTGGCTCATGCTGTTTGCCGCCGGTATCGTCGGCGGTCTGGACGACGAGCTGGAGCGGGAGGAAGCTGTGCCCGTCGCCACCAGCAAGGCCCGCGCTGCCCGTGAAGCCGAAGAGGATGATGAGGACGATGGCGAAGGCTTCTTCGCCAACATGCTCGCCTTTGGCGCTATTGCGCATTACTGGTACATCACCCAGGCGCGCTTGCGCCGCCTGTTCGGCCTGAAGTCGAAATCGCTGCACACCGAATTCGAACATCCCTATGATTTCAACGAATATGAATTCGGTACCCTGAACGAACCCTCTCGCCTGAAGACGGCGATCAATCGTCTCGACCAGCGCTCGGAACCCTCTTTCGAAGAACGCGCCGCCTCGCGCCGGCAAATGTCGCCTCCCTCCATTGCGCTCGATCATGACAACAACGCGGATGACGAGCCGCCTTTCGACGCGGACGGACGCCGGCTGCCGAACGGCATTCTTTCCGACGACGAATCCGACGATAAATTCACTCCCCGGC
This window of the Agrobacterium fabrum str. C58 genome carries:
- a CDS encoding ammonium transporter; its protein translation is MQLNKFLTLGKLGAAATALMAPAIAFAQDAAPAVAAAAPVPEKADTAFMYIATILVLFMIIPGLALFYGGLVRTKNMLSVLMQCTVIGAVMMLVWVIYGYSFAFGGGTGPYFGGFGKLFLSGVSLDSTSATFSQGVVIYEYTFIAFQMTFAAITPALIIGAFAERVKFSAVILFTILWATFVYFPIAHMVWDANGLIFGMGALDFAGGTVVHINAGIAGLIGAIMVGKRTGFGKDMMAPHSMTLTLVGAAMLWFGWFGFNAGSNLEASGGAVLATMNTFLATAAAIVSWSLVESFTRGKASMLGAASGMIAGLVAVTPAAGSVGPMGAIVLGLIVSPICYFFVSVVKNKFGYDDTADVFGVHGIGGIIGALGTGIFTSPLLGGTGKADFSISSQLWTQFVAVAITIVWCAVVSAILYKIVDVIVGLRVPVEAEREGLDLATHGEAAYHS